The following are from one region of the Silene latifolia isolate original U9 population chromosome 9, ASM4854445v1, whole genome shotgun sequence genome:
- the LOC141601381 gene encoding uncharacterized protein LOC141601381, whose translation MSRRQRRGRPTHPLDLEIEATTRRFNSLRRRGLLDTPPIEEGNHQEATEVFENPFGVLEEEPNIMGDPVPIRDTMAPKHIVNPSIQKPRIQANNFEIKNALLNLVQDNQFGGGPLENPNDHLNDFLENCDMYKSNGVSDDAVRLRLFPRSLRGSAKDWLKNCDPDSFKTWDELASAFLNKYFPPSRTAKVKSELQNFTQEEDQTLYEAWEQYKKLQRLCPHHGISEAELVNNFYKGLTQDLRLSLDAGSGKGALDILGHKAAKELIEEMASRTMEWGNDRQLRKGKSKDSNSVLNVEVKGMLDELTQQVALLNSKPPSSDMRQVLSWKFPGNTVNPREMNAVFLRSGRQLEEVEKSPKWKRKRVSSEVMKEHPVEVVEEGEIEVEKSKEVEMVDPPKEDEPSPTKAKEPTPPPREYVAPIPFPQRLARPRLEKKYEKFIEILKSMNVTIPFLDMITEIPSYGKFLKELVTMKKKNEGVQSINLSREYSAILTNKLPSKLEDPGSFSIPCSIQGVKIKRALCDLGASVSLMPLSLFKKLHLEDLKPSKISLQLADRSVKYPLGIIEDVPLKVGKLVIPCDFFIMDMPEDSHVPIILGRPCLATGGAMIDVKSGKRSLQVGNEKIEFELNNSMKSPPMGNSCCTVDMVEDNLDEPNLGPSFLDPLEACPTNEKGKEELKLEGGGDHPNVIPPKFDSSTNTPPKMKPRVEKKKPKNWIKKVKRKGKCEPSLENEEVLVHDKKKLEEEIARKWSEVHHAISGVHEVLSKLGSSYSMGKFEVVKGIAGFQQGDPS comes from the exons ATGAGTAGGCGACAAAGAAGAGGTCGACCAACACATCCACTTGATCTCGAAATTGAAGCCACGACAAGAAGATTTAATTCTCTAAGAAGAAGAGGTTTACTAGATACACCACCGATTGAAGAAGGTAATCACCAAGAAGCTACCGAGGTGTTTGAAAatccttttggggttttagaagaaGAACCTAACATCATGGGTGATCCGGTTCCGATAAGAGATACTATGGCTCCTAAGCACATAGTCAATCCAAGCATCCAAAAGCCAAGAATTCAAGCTAATAACTTTGAAATAAAAAATGCCTTACTCAACCTTGTTCAAGACAACCAATTTGGAGGAGGTCCCTTGGAGAACCCAAATGATCATCTAAATGACTTCCTTGAAAATTGTGACATGTACAAGTCAAATGGGGTCTCCGATGATGCGGTTCGCCTTAGGTTGTTTCCCCGTTCACTTAGGGGTTCGGCCAAGGATTGGTTGAAGAATTGTGACCCGGATTCCTTCAAAACATGGGATGAGTTGGCTTCGgcatttttgaacaaatatttccCACCCTCAAGAACGGCCAAAGTCAAGAGTGAACTACAAAACTTTACTCAAGAAGAGGATCAGAccttatatgaggcatgggaacAGTATAAGAAGCTCCAACGGTTATGCCCTCACCATGGCATTTCCGAGGCCGAGCTAGTGAACAACTTTTACAAAGGGTTGACCCAAGACCTTCGGCTTTCATTGGATGCGGGATCGGGAAAAGGTGCCTTAGACATTTTGGGGCATAAAGCGGCAAAGGAGctaattgaggagatggcctcAAGAACTATGGAATGGGGAAATGATAGGCAATTAAGAAAGGGCAAGAGCAAGGATTCTAATTCGGTTTTGAATGTGGAGGTTAAGGGTATGCTAGATGAACTCACCCAACAAGTTGCTTTGCTAAATTCAAAACCACCAAGCTCCGATATGAGACAAGTCTTGTCTT GGAAGTTTCCGGGTAATACGGTTAACCCAAGAGAGATGAATGCGGTATTTTTGAGAAGTGGAAGACAATTGGAGGAGGTTGAGAAATCTCCTAAGTGGAAGAGGAAAAGGGTGTCTAGTGAAGTAATGAAAGAGCACCCGGTTGAAGTTGTGGAAGAAGGTGAAATTGAGGTGGAGAAGTCAAAGGAAGTGGAGATGGTTGACCCACCAAAAGAAGATGAACCGAGTCCAACAAAAGCCAAAGAACCTACCCCACCTCCAAGGGAGTATGTTGCACCAATTCCCTTCCCACAAAGGCTTGCAAGGCCAAGACTTGAGAAGAAATACGAAAAAttcattgaaattttgaaaagcaTGAATGTTACCATACCATTTCTTGACATGATAACTGAAATCCCTAGTTATGGGAAATTTTTGAAGGAACTTGTCACCATGAAAAAGAAGAATGAAGGGGTACAATCCATTAACCTCTCTCGGGAATATAGTGCAATCCTCACTAACAAACTTCCTAGCAAACTTgaagacccgggaagcttttctattccttgttctatccaaggggtGAAGATAAAGAGAGCTTTGTGTGACTTGGGAGCTAGTGTTAGCTTAATGCCTCTTTCCTTGTTTAAGAAGCTACACTTGGAAGATTTGAAGCCTTCAAAGATCTCCCTACAACTAGCCGATCGTTCGGTTAAGTATCCCTTGGGAATAATTGAAGATGTTCCTTTGAAGGTTGGAAAACTTGTGATCCCATGCGACTTCTTTATCATGGACATGCCCGAAGATAGCCATGTGCCAATCATTTTAGGGAGGCCTTGCTTGGCCACGGGAGGTGCTATGATAGATGTTAAGAGTGGAAAACGCTCACTCCAAGTGGGTAATGAGAAGATTGAGTTTGAACTCAATAATTCCATGAAGTCTCCTCCTATGGGCAACTCTTGTTGTACGGTGGATATGGTGGAAGATAACTTGGATGAACCTAATTTAGGGCCTTCATTTTTGGATCCATTAGAAGCTTGCCcaacaaatgaaaaaggaaaagaagagTTAAAGCTTGAGGGTGGAGGGGATCACCCCAATGTGATCCCTCCCAAATTTGATTCTAGCACTAatacccctccaaaaatgaagccAAGGGTTGAGAAGAAGAAACCAAAAAATTGGATAAAGAAggtaaaaagaaaagggaaatgtgaACCAAGCCTTGAAAATGAAGAAGTTCTTGTCCATGACAAGAAGAAGCTTGAAGAAGAAATTGCCCGGAAATGGTCGGAAGTGCACCACGCCATAAGCGGTGTACATGAAGTGTTGTCAAAGCTTGGAAGCTCTTACTCCATGGGAAAATTTGAAGTTGTTAAAGGGATAGCGGGATTCCAACAGGGGGATCCCAGTTGA